Proteins encoded in a region of the Vicia villosa cultivar HV-30 ecotype Madison, WI linkage group LG5, Vvil1.0, whole genome shotgun sequence genome:
- the LOC131606380 gene encoding non-specific lipid-transfer protein 1-like — MANLRVSCVVALMCMVVITAPIAVTSVSCIKVSVYLTPCLSYLKGGSGPSKLCCFGAKKLNGTAGTTADRQATCKCLKSAAGFVSGLNDTNAGTLSAKCDLNLPYKFGPDTDCSGITL, encoded by the exons ATGGCAAACTTGAGAGTTTCTTGTGTGGTTGCATTGATGTGCATGGTGGTTATTACTGCACCAATAGCAGTAACTTCAGTCTCATGCATTAAGGTAAGTGTTTACCTTACTCCATGCCTTTCTTATCTTAAGGGAGGCAGTGGTCCCTCGAAACTATGCTGCTTTGGAGCAAAGAAGCTTAACGGGACGGCTGGCACTACCGCCGACCGTCAGGCTACTTGCAAATGCTTGAAGAGTGCTGCTGGTTTCGTTTCTGGTTTGAATGACACCAACGCGGGTACTCTCTCTGCTAAATGCGATCTTAACCTTCCCTATAAGTTTGGCCCTGATACCGATTGTAGTGG CATCACTCTCTAA